DNA from Streptococcus parasuis:
TGGTCTTTTGCGGGCGGTTGGTGATGGTTACTCTATCATCTTCATTCAGGATATTTTGGTCCTCCCCGCCTATCAGCGTCAGGGAATTGGTCGAAATCTTTTAGAGCAAGCCATTACATATTTTCCAGGTATTTATCAGCTTCATCTTTTGACGGATAATACTGAGAAAACAAGGTCATTCTATGAAGCACTCGGTTTTACGGCTGTTGATAGTTTAGGCTGTGTTGCTTATACTTATTTAAAATAAGAAACAAATAAGAAAAGCAGAGGCTGGTTGACCAGCCTCTGCTTTGAGCAGATGATTTGAATTTCAAATTAAAAAGAGTAGAATATATTTATCAATAATTAGTAACAAAGGAGATGAACAATGGCAACTGTATTAATTGTAAAGGCCCACCCCCTTGACCCACAAAAGTCCTATGCTTTGAGGGTATTGAAAGAATTTGAAACTCGATACGCCAGTTTGCATCCAGAAGATCGGATTGAAATAGTAGATGTTTTTGAAGACCAGATTCCTGCCCTAGATAAACCTTTGTTGGAAGCGATGGCAGCTGCAAAGAAGGGGGAGGAGATTGCATCTGAACAAGTCGAGCGGTTGGAACGGTATAATGCTTTTACTCAGCAGTTTTTGTCGGCGGATAAGATTGTGGTCGTCAATCCCCTATGGAACCTCAATGTGCCAAGTCAATTAGTGTCATGGATTAATACCATTAACGTTGCAGGACTGACATTCAAGTATGGACCTGAGGGGTCTATCGGTCTGGTCAAGGGCAAAAAGCTCCTGCACATCCAGTCCAATGGTGGTGTTTATGCAGGTCAGGATCCAGCTGCCCAGTACATCAAGTCTATCTTTGAATTTTTAGGTTTTGAAGATATTCATCAGGTCTTTATCGAAGGGCAATCTGCCGATCCAAGTCAGGCTCAAGCGATATTTGAAGAAGCTATGGGGAAAATTGATAATATTTTACTAGATTTCTAATAAAAAATAGCCACGCTTCATTTGGAGCATGGCTTTTTTTGCATTTCTGCAATATAATTTAACTTGCTCTGCCGGCTACGTTTTTTAAACAAGGCTTCGGCAGACATGGCTTCCTGCTTACTGGCAAAAGCTTCTTGATAGAGTAGGCTGACAGGCAAGCGTCCGCGGGTGTATTTGGCCCCTTTCCCACGATTATGGGTAGCAAGCCGCTTCTCCACATCAGTCGTATAGCCAGTATAAAGACTCCCATCGGCACATTCCAGCACATAAAAGTAGGCTTTATTTTCCATAATAAATCTCATGAATAGCAGGAGTATAGTCGCCGTTTTCCTCGTGAACAACCAGAGGTGGCAGGATATGTAATCCATCTACAGAACCATCTTTGATAGCCTCAATCAGTAACATATTCGCTTCCTTACTGGCCTTGGGATAGACAAACTGGATGCGTTTGGGAGCCAGTTTGTAGGTACGTAGCTTATCTAAAATATCCAAAAATCGGTCGGGCCTGTGGACCATGGCCAAGCGACCATTGGATTTGAGTACTTGTTGTGCTACCTGGCAAATACTGTCTAGGTTGGTTGCAATCTCGTGTCTGGCTAAAAGGTAATGCTCGCTTTCATTGAGATTAGAAGATTCATCTACTTTAAAGTAAGGAGGATTGCAGAGCATTAAATCAACTTTTGATCGTAAATCATATTGAGGTAAGTTTGCCAAATCATCATTGATAACCGAGACCTGTTCCTCCAAACCATTGAGTTCGATGGATCGCCGGTTCATGTCCGCTAAGCGTTCCTGTAATTCAACCTGGACAATCTGAGCCTTTGTACGTGTGGAGGCAAAGAGGCCCACCGCCCCATTTCCGCTACAAAGGTCGACAATCAATCCTTTTTTAGCTGGCATTTTCGGAAAACGCGATAGGAGGACGCTATCAACTGAATAACTAAAAACTTCCCGATTCTGAATAATTTGAACATCTGTTGAGAAGAGCTGGTCAATCCGCTCCCCTTCTTGTAATTCTATTTTATGCATATGATAATTATAGCATATTGTAAGAACAGAACTTCAGATTTTTTTTGGAGATAAAATATGGTATAATGGTAAGGACTGAAAAGGAGATGACTATGTTTTACGCCTATTTACGTACCTTACTATCTTTTTTACTTTGGGCAATTAATGGAAATATCCATTATCATGATAAAGAAAAGATGTTGCCACAAGAAGAGAATTATATTTTAATCGCTCCACATAAGACCTTCTGGGATCCTGTTTTTTTAGGATTTGCTGCTGCGCCAAAACAGTTTATTTTTATGGCTAAAAAAGAACTCTTTAAGGATCGCGGTTTTGGCTGGTGGATTCGCAAATGTGGAGCTTTCCCGATTGATCGTGAAAATCCTGGGATGGCAGCTATTAAATACCCTGTCAACATGTTGAAAAAAAGCAATCGTTCTTTGGTCATGTTTCCTTCTGGAAGTCGTCATTCTTCAGAACTTAAAGGTGGTGTAGCGGTCATTGCCAAGTCAGCCAAGGTTAAACTCATGCCTGCAACCTATGTGGGACCGATGACCATCAAGGGGCTCTTGGCTGGTGAGCGAATCGATGTGGCTTTTGGAAATCCTATCGATGTTTCAGACATTAAGCGCATGGACGATGCAGGGACGGCTGAAGTAACTCATCGAATCGAAACTGAATTTAAACGTTTGGATGATTACGCAGCATCCTTCCAAACTAAGAAAAAACCAAATATATTAACTTATATTTACCGTCTCCCTATCCTTATCCTAGTAGCAATTATTTTAGGATTGACCTATGTTTTTAGTTACATAGCAAGCTTCTTTTGGAATCCATCGGTAGAATTAAAAAAGTGATTTGAAAAACTCGTTTCTGCGGGTTTTTCTTTTTTATTTTCGAATAAAAGGATGGAGGTAAATTTATGGAAGAAATGTTAAACATAGTAAAGGAACATAAGTGGTTTTGTGCAATTGCAAGTATGATGACAGTAGTGGTTGTGAGTGTTCTATTGCTCAACCAGCCCCCTAAGCCTGCAGATCAAACGGGTTTGGCAGCATTTTCACAGGAGAACCAAGCAAGCAGTGTTCCAGCAGAGGTTGAAGAATCCAGTACAGAAAGCAAAACAAGTGATACTGAACAAGAAATCCAACTGGTTGTGGTAGATGTTAAAGGAGAAGTAGAGAGACCTGGACTTTACACTCTTAAGTTCGAGAGTCGCGTCAATGATGCGATTGTTGCGGCTGGTGGTTTTACAGCAGAAGCAAATCAAAAATCAGTCAATTTAGCTCAAAAATTGGCAGATGAAGAGATTATTTACGTCGCACACAAGGATGAGAATATTTCGGTAATAACAGCACCAAATTCCAGTGCTGTAGCTACTCAAACTAAAGATGAGAGCCAATCTTCTTTGGTCAATTTAAATACTGCTACCGAGGCAGATTTACAAACCATTTCAGGTATAGGTGCAAAGAGAGCGGCGGATATCATTGCTTACCGTGAAGCCAATGGTGGCTTCAAATCGGTTGACGATCTGAATAATGTTTCAGGAATTGGTGATAAAACGATGGAAAGTATCCGACCATATGTCACGGTTGATTAGACTCCCTTGTCAGCCCATTCACTTTGCAGTA
Protein-coding regions in this window:
- a CDS encoding GNAT family N-acetyltransferase; protein product: MITYKQNPQLDFQAVLDLYASVGWTGYTSHPEMLEKALEHSLLVLAAVDGDRLVGLLRAVGDGYSIIFIQDILVLPAYQRQGIGRNLLEQAITYFPGIYQLHLLTDNTEKTRSFYEALGFTAVDSLGCVAYTYLK
- a CDS encoding FMN-dependent NADH-azoreductase — its product is MATVLIVKAHPLDPQKSYALRVLKEFETRYASLHPEDRIEIVDVFEDQIPALDKPLLEAMAAAKKGEEIASEQVERLERYNAFTQQFLSADKIVVVNPLWNLNVPSQLVSWINTINVAGLTFKYGPEGSIGLVKGKKLLHIQSNGGVYAGQDPAAQYIKSIFEFLGFEDIHQVFIEGQSADPSQAQAIFEEAMGKIDNILLDF
- a CDS encoding GIY-YIG nuclease family protein, whose protein sequence is MENKAYFYVLECADGSLYTGYTTDVEKRLATHNRGKGAKYTRGRLPVSLLYQEAFASKQEAMSAEALFKKRSRQSKLNYIAEMQKKPCSK
- a CDS encoding tRNA1(Val) (adenine(37)-N6)-methyltransferase, which produces MHKIELQEGERIDQLFSTDVQIIQNREVFSYSVDSVLLSRFPKMPAKKGLIVDLCSGNGAVGLFASTRTKAQIVQVELQERLADMNRRSIELNGLEEQVSVINDDLANLPQYDLRSKVDLMLCNPPYFKVDESSNLNESEHYLLARHEIATNLDSICQVAQQVLKSNGRLAMVHRPDRFLDILDKLRTYKLAPKRIQFVYPKASKEANMLLIEAIKDGSVDGLHILPPLVVHEENGDYTPAIHEIYYGK
- a CDS encoding lysophospholipid acyltransferase family protein, which produces MFYAYLRTLLSFLLWAINGNIHYHDKEKMLPQEENYILIAPHKTFWDPVFLGFAAAPKQFIFMAKKELFKDRGFGWWIRKCGAFPIDRENPGMAAIKYPVNMLKKSNRSLVMFPSGSRHSSELKGGVAVIAKSAKVKLMPATYVGPMTIKGLLAGERIDVAFGNPIDVSDIKRMDDAGTAEVTHRIETEFKRLDDYAASFQTKKKPNILTYIYRLPILILVAIILGLTYVFSYIASFFWNPSVELKK
- a CDS encoding helix-hairpin-helix domain-containing protein; amino-acid sequence: MEEMLNIVKEHKWFCAIASMMTVVVVSVLLLNQPPKPADQTGLAAFSQENQASSVPAEVEESSTESKTSDTEQEIQLVVVDVKGEVERPGLYTLKFESRVNDAIVAAGGFTAEANQKSVNLAQKLADEEIIYVAHKDENISVITAPNSSAVATQTKDESQSSLVNLNTATEADLQTISGIGAKRAADIIAYREANGGFKSVDDLNNVSGIGDKTMESIRPYVTVD